A region from the Tigriopus californicus strain San Diego chromosome 9, Tcal_SD_v2.1, whole genome shotgun sequence genome encodes:
- the LOC131886656 gene encoding baeyer-Villiger monooxygenase-like isoform X2 gives MDWKIQLWMWNYNYGPLVYLSLLFYMLWNISLNLLAFLVLPLIVFQVYQIMPRRQASGANKYNAIVVGSGIAGLCSAVKLQEIGVHFTVLEKGKHLGGTWWWNTYPGAACDVRSHLYCISFFPNPWWSRAYAKGPEIHQYLKDFATYFNLHPHIKYNQKVSRCKWNPELFKWDVTTDDGSVYTANFVISACGQLHAPKMPTYKGLESFNGPKFHNTQWDHSVDLTGKRVGVLGTGASGVQVVPQLAKQVDQLYVFQRTATWVVPKFDPETSYWKLAIFSLLPITMTLYRWVLFWQSEMRFPLMLKPDSPKAKMIGQNIAGHHAHVLKDPEMIRKLTPTYNVGCKRITPSSFYLESFAKPNVYVETGKIAEVTCDGITTENGHTQLDAIIFATGFDRLRSMNAFEVIGQDPKINLCQAWGEAPQAYMGLFMSGYPNYFTISGPNTSTAHNSVIFSLECQTTHAVNYIAQMVQSELKSLDIKPEVTADHMGKIRARTPLHVFSTCVNEAYQNAQGVLWPMWPYSMVYLWWRSMECDLSLFDVK, from the exons ATGGATTGGAAAATTCAGTTGTGGATGTGGAACTACAACTATGGGCCACTTGTGTATTTAAGTCTTCTCTTCTACATGTTGTGGAACATAAGTTTGAATTTATTGGCTTTTCTGGTGCTACCGCTCATTGTCTTTCAAGTGTACCAAATTATGCCAAGGAGACAGGCTTCAG gAGCAAACAAGTACAATGCCATTGTGGTCGGTTCCGGTATTGCTGGGTTATGCTCTGCCgtcaaacttcaagaaattggaGTCCATTTCACAGTATTGGAAAAGGGGAAACACTTGGGCGGAACATGGTGGTGGAACACCTATCCGGGAGCCGCCTGTGACGTGCGATCTCATTTGTATTGTATTTCCTTCTTTCCAAACCCATG GTGGTCAAGGGCCTACGCTAAGGGACCGGAAATCCACCAGTACCTCAAAGACTTTGCCACTTACTTCAATCTTCATCCCCATATCAAGTACAACCAAAAGGTGAGCAGATGTAAATGGAACCCAGAATTATTCAAGTGGGATGTGACTACGGACGACGGGTCGGTTTACACAGCCAATTTCGTGATCTCGGCTTGTGGACAACTGCATGCTCCCAAGATGCCGACCTACAAGG GCTTGGAATCATTCAACGGGCCAAAATTCCATAACACTCAGTGGGATCACTCGGTGGACTTAACAGGAAAAAGGGTCGGGGTTTTGGGGACGGGTGCATCGGGTGTTCAAGTCGTTCCACAATTAGCTAAACAGGTCGATCAACTATACGTCTTTCAACGAACGGCCACATGGGTGGTTCCCAAATTTGACCCAGAGACCTCCTATTGGAAGCTA GCAATTTTCTCTTTACTGCCCATCACAATGACCCTCTACCGTTGGGTTTTATTCTGGCAAAGTGAGATGAGATTTCCTTTGATGTTAAAACCGGACTCACCCAAGGCAAAAATGATTGGTCAAAACATTGCTGGACACCATGCTCACGTTTTAAAAGACCCAGAGATGATTCGGAAACTAACTCCAACTTACAATGTGGGTTGTAAGAGAATCACACCCTCTTCCTTTTACCTTGAG TCCTTTGCGAAACCCAACGTCTATGTGGAAACCGGCAAGATCGCCGAGGTCACATGTGATGGAATAACAACGGAGAATGGACATACCCAATTGGACGCCATTATCTTTGCCACCGGATTTGATCGGCTCCGTTCAATGAACGCCTTTGAAGTCATTGGACAAGATCCGAAAATCAACCTTTGCCAAGCTTGGGGAGAGGCTCCTCAAGCCTACATGGGTTTATTCATG TCCGGATACCCCAATTACTTCACGATTTCTGGTCCAAACACGTCAACTGCGCACAATTCCGTCATTTT CTCCTTAGAATGTCAAACTACTCACGCGGTCAACTACATTGCCCAAATGGTCCAATCCGAATTGAAATCTTTGGATATCAAGCCTGAGGTAACAGCCGATCATATGGGGAAGATACGGGCCCGCACTCCCCTACACGTGTTTTCAACCTGCGTGAATGAAGCCTATCAGAACGCCCAAGGCGTGTTGTGGCCTATGTGGCCTTACAGCATGGTTTATCTTTGGTGGCGATCTATGGAATGTGATCTATCCTTATTTGATGTGAAATGA